The proteins below are encoded in one region of Triticum aestivum cultivar Chinese Spring chromosome 1B, IWGSC CS RefSeq v2.1, whole genome shotgun sequence:
- the LOC123105190 gene encoding cation/H(+) antiporter 20 — translation MSVSSAEMAAVKTSSNGMWQGDDPLHFAFPLLILQTLLILLLSRVLALLLRPLRQPKVIAEIVAGILLGPSALGRNKAYLRALFPPWSAPVLESVASLGLLFFLFLVGLELDLRSVRRSGRRAFAIAAAGISLPFACGVGVAFVIRRAIPGADEAGYAPFLVFMGVAMSITAFPVLARILAELKLLTTAIGETALAAAAFNDVAAWVLLALAVAISGSGDDRRSPVTSLWVLLSGAAFVAVWMLAVKPLMSWVARRSDSGGGGGSAVWVAFTLAGVLASGLATDMIGIHAIFGAFVFGLTVPKDGGFAGRVTERVEDLVSELLLPLYFASSGLKTDVATIRGGGALGILALIIVTACAGKIMGTFAVAMACGMGAKEAIVLGVLMNTKGLVELIVLNIGRERKVLNEETFAILVLMALVTTFITTPTVMAIYKPARATGRRRLHPRKLHGPTSAPSSPSSAAGGAAGANAMELRVLACIHGGHDVPALINLIETIRGHTQPRRLVKLYILRMVELTERTSSILMARAARRNGLPFLRPYRRGDDQIDVAFGTYAQLGHVHVRPMTAVSALHTMHDDVAAVAEDKRVSLIVLPFHKRQHAGHGHGHGGGDEVENLGPEWRAVNRRILREAPCSVAVLVDRSFGGGEQVSSEQVAHGVCVLFFGGPDDREALELAGRMAEHPGVQLTVVRFLDGKAGSEEHAEVTLRPTDARNAEKSYTFSTAVVNGHKEKELDEAAMAEFRQRMGDAVRFEERVVAGNVIEEVVAIGKSREYGLVVAGRGRLPSAMVAELAVRPAEHPELGPIGDTLASAGHGVASSVLVVQQHDVNADEVPVSVVQIDGHAHDGEHGKDDMAEP, via the exons ATGTCTGTGTCGTCGGCGGAGATGGCGGCGGTGAAGACGTCCTCCAACGGGATGTGGCAGGGCGACGATCCGCTGCACTTCGCCTTCCCGCTCCTCATCCTGCAGACGCTGCTCATCCTGCTCCTGAGCCGCGTGCTCGCCCTGCTCCTCCGCCCGCTCCGCCAGCCCAAGGTGATCGCCGAGATCGTCGCCGGCATCCTGCTCGGCCCCTCCGCGCTCGGCCGCAACAAGGCCTACCTCCGCGCGCTCTTCCCGCCCTGGAGCGCCCCGGTCCTCGAGTCCGTCGCcagcctcggcctcctcttcttcctcttcctcgtggGCCTCGAGCTCGACCTCCGCTCCGTCAGGCGCAGCGGCCGCCGCGCCTTCGCCATCGCCGCGGCCGGGATCTCCCTCCCGTTCGCCTGCGGGGTCGGGGTCGCCTTCGTCATCCGCCGCGCCATCCCGGGGGCCGACGAGGCCGGGTACGCGCCGTTCTTGGTCTTCATGGGCGTCGCCATGTCCATCACCGCGTTCCCGGTCCTGGCACGCATCCTCGCCGAGCTCAAGCTGCTCACCACGGCCATCGGGGAGACGGCGCTGGCCGCCGCCGCGTTCAACGACGTGGCGGCATGGGTGCTGCTGGCCCTGGCCGTGGCCATCTCGGGCAGCGGCGACGACCGGCGCAGCCCCGTCACGTCCCTCTGGGTGCTCCTCTCTGGTGCCGCGTTCGTCGCCGTGTGGATGCTGGCCGTGAAGCCGCTTATGTCGTGGGTGGCGCGACGGTCGGactctggaggcggcggtggaTCCGCCGTGTGGGTGGCCTTCACGCTTGCGGGGGTCCTGGCGTCCGGGCTGGCCACCGACATGATCGGCATCCACGCCATCTTCGGCGCCTTCGTGTTCGGGCTGACGGTGCCCAAGGACGGCGGATTCGCCGGGCGCGTGACGGAGCGCGTGGAGGACCTGGTGTCggagctgctgctgccgctgtATTTCGCGTCGAGCGGGCTCAAGACGGACGTGGCCACCatccgcggcggcggcgcgctgggcaTCCTGGCGCTGATCATCGTGACGGCGTGCGCGGGGAAGATCATGGGCACGTTCGCGGTGGCCATGGCGTGCGGGATGGGCGCCAAGGAGGCCATCGTGCTGGGCGTGCTCATGAACACCAAGGGACTCGTCGAGCTCATCGTCCTCAACATCGGCAGAGAGCGCAAG GTGCTGAACGAGGAGACGTTCGCGATCCTGGTGCTCATGGCGCtggtcaccaccttcatcaccacgCCCACAGTCATGGCCATCTACAAGCCGGCGCGCGCCACGGGACGCCGCCGACTGCACCCGCGCAAGCTCCACGGCCCCACCTCCGCGCCGTCCTCCCCGTCCTCCGCTGCTGGTGGCGCCGCCGGCGCCAACGCCATGGAGCTGCGTGTGCTGGCGTGCATCCACGGCGGCCACGACGTGCCGGCGCTCATCAACCTCATCGAGACCATCCGGGGCCACACGCagccgcgccgcctcgtcaagcTCTACATCCTCCGCATGGTCGAGCTCACCGAGCGCACCTCCTCCATCCTCATGGCCCGCGCCGCGCGCCGCAACGGCCTCCCGTTCCTCCGCCCCTACCGCCGCGGCGACGATCAGATTGACGTCGCCTTCGGCACCTACGCGCAGCTCGGCCACGTGCACGTCCGCCCCATGACCGCCGTCTCCGCGCTCCACACCATGCACGACGACGTCGCTGCCGTCGCCGAGGACAAGCGCGTCTCCCTCATCGTCCTGCCCTTCCACAAGCGCCAGCACGCCGGCCACGGTcacggccacggcggcggcgacgaggtcgagaaCCTCGGGCCTGAGTGGCGCGCCGTGAACCGGAGGATCCTGCGGGAGGCGCCCTGCTCCGTCGCCGTCCTCGTCGACCGCAGCTTCGGTGGAGGCGAGCAGGTGAGCTCCGAGCAGGTCGCGCACGGCGTATGCGTCCTGTTCTTTGGCGGGCCCGACGATCGGGAGGCCCTCGAGCTCGCCGGGAGGATGGCGGAGCACCCCGGCGTGCAGCTCACCGTGGTGCGCTTCCTCGACGGCAAGGCCGGCAGCGAGGAGCACGCAGAGGTCACGCTGCGCCCGACCGACGCCAGGAACGCCGAGAAGAGCTACACCTTCTCCACCGCCGTCGTCAACGGCCACAAGGAGAAG GAGCTAGACGAGGCGGCGATGGCCGAGTTCCGGCAGAGGATGGGCGACGCGGTGCGCTTCGAGGAGCGTGTGGTGGCCGGCAACGTgatcgaggaggtggtggcgatcGGCAAGAGCCGGGAGTACGGGCTGGTGGTGGCCGGCAGGGGGCGCCTGCCGTCGGCGATGGTGGCGGAGCTGGCCGTCCGCCCGGCAGAGCACCCGGAGCTGGGGCCCATCGGCGACACGCTCGCGTCGGCAGGGCACGGCGTGGCGTCCTCGGTACTCGTGGTGCAGCAGCACGATGTGAACGCCGACGAGGTGCCCGTGTCTGTCGTCCAGATCGACGGGCACGCCCACGACGGCGAGCACGGCAAGGACGACATGGCCGAGCCGTAG